Within the Tessaracoccus flavescens genome, the region ACGCCGACGGAGGGCCATTGCTCGAAAGCCTGCGTGACCACACCTCCGATGGTCTTCGAAAGGTTGGGATCGCTGAACGCCGACTTGATCATGTCCTGGACGGTGTCCATCAGGTCGGGCCGGATGACCGTGAGGGTCAGCCCGAGAGCCGCGAAAGAGAACATCAGGATCGGCACCATCGACAGTACCGAGAAGTAGGTGATGCCCGCCGCGAACTGCGGCCCCAGCCGCGAGTTGTAGCGTTCGTTCGCCGCCAAGGCGTGAGCCACGGTCGGCTTGTTCATGACCCTGTCAATCCACTGCTTCACCCCCATGACCCTACCGGGTCATGGCGATCAGGGGATCAGACGGCGCGGGCGCGGCGGCGGGCGGCCAGCTCGTCACCGGGGTGGGCCTCTGCGGCCTCCTCGGCGGTGCGTTCGCCCGGAAGGGTGGAGAGGGTGCCCTCGAGCTCACGCCAGACGCTGCTGACCGAGATCATGAACATGCCCTGACCGCCGCGGGTGAGGTCGAAGAGTTCGTTGGCCGAGGTGACCTCGTAGACGCTGAAGCCGTCGCTGACGAGCGTCAGTTCGGTGAGATCGTCGATCCCACGCTCGCGCAGATGCTCGATCGCGACCCGGATCTGCTGCAGCGAGATGCCGACGTCGAGGAAGCGCTTCACCACGCGCAGCAGGAGGATGTCTCGGAACGAGTAGAGCCGCTGCGTGCCCGAGCCCTCCGCATTGCGGATCGACGGCACGACGAGCCCGGTGCGGGCCCAGTAGTCCAGCTGGCGGTAGGTGATGCCTGCGACGCGGTGGGCGATCGGACCCCGGTAGCCGGTGTCACTGGGCACGGGCGCGAAGTCACCGTCGAAGAGCACTTCCTGCAGCGCTGGTGTCTTGGACACGTTGCCTCACTTCGTCCACGTCGCCGACAGGTCGCCGGCACCCCCTGAAACTAACCGGCCCCGAGCGTCGAGGTCAACGACACGCCCAAGCCGACCCCGAATCCGTTGGCCGCATTTCCGCCTGGCGCGGCGTCACGTCCACGCACCATCCCCGCCAAAGCCCGTTGACTAGGGGTTATCACTGTCGAAGTCGTCAGCATTGACGCTGTCGAGGAACGCTCGGAAAGCCTCAACCTCGTCGGTGGAGGCCGCCTCAACCTCAACCCCGACTTGATCCATGAGCTCCCGTGGGCACTGGATCGGCCAGTCGAGGCGCAGCGCCAGCGCGACGCAGTCGCTGGGTCGCGCGTCGATGGCGTGTCCACCGGCATGCAGTTCGGCCGAGTACACGCCGTCCTCCATGTCGACGATGATGACGGTTCCCATGTCCGGCTCGAGCAGCGTCATGACCGCGGCGAGCAGGTCGTGGGTGAGGGGACGCTCCGGCACCTCGTCCTCCAGGGCGGAGGCGATGGCGGCAGCCTCCTGGTTGCCGATCCAGATGGGGAGGCATCGTGTCCCGTCCTCCTCGCGCAGGAGCAGCACGGGTGGATCCTCCGGGGTCAGCAGCCGGATGCCGACGACTTCAAGGCCGATCATGTCTCAACCGTACAACCCCGGTCCAGGGTGGCGTCGGCTCAGGAATCAGCTGATGTGCCCGTGCAGCAGGGCCGCGTGGGCCTGCATGACGACCTTGTACAGGTCGTAGACCACCTCGGGCGGCGGCCCAGAGCGGCGCCGGTACTGGTCGAAGGCCTGCTCGACGAGAGCGGCCTCCATGGTCGCCGCCTGCTGCAGCACGCGCATCTGACGCAGATCAACCCCGTAGCCGACGAGCTTCTTGGCTGAGACGGCCAGCGCGACGGCCTCCCGGCCGTAGAGCTGCGACCCGCGCCGAGGCTGGATCACCCGGAGACGTTCGAGCTGGATCAGCGCCGCCTCACCCAGGCCGGACTCCTGGAGCACCTGCCGTCGGGTCATCAGGCCGGGGCCGCTGGTGCGCGGAGCCTGTTTCGGTTCGGGAGCCGGCTCCTCCTCGGGCGCGGTCAGGCTCGCAGGCTGCTCTCCCCTGTCGAGCGCCTCCAGTTCCTCACGGATGACCTTCAGCGGAAGGTAACGGTCGCGCTGCGCCCGCAGCACGTAAAGAAGGCGGTCCACGTCTTCCTGATTGAAACGGCGGTATCCGGAGGGTTGCTGGCGGTCGGGCGCGATCAGCCCTTCTGCTTCCAGATACCTCAGCTTCGACACCGAGATGTCCGGAAACTCCGGGCGGATCATCTCCAGTACGCGGCCGATCGTGCGAGCCGCTGGGGGCATCAGTTGCTTCCGGGCTCGCTCAGCGAGATCGTTGCGCGGTACTTGCCGATCTGGATCTCGTCACCCTCACGCAGCACGGTACGGCCGTCGAGCAGGGTGCGGTTGACATAGGTGCCGTTGAGGCTGCCCAGGTCCTCCAGGTAGAGCTTGCCGCCGCTGCGGACGAACTTCGCGTGGTGCCTGGAGACGGTGATGTCGTCCAGGAAGATGTCCGACTCCGGGTGGCGGCCGACGTTGGTGATGTCGGAGTCGATCAGGAAGCGGTTGGTGTCGCCGGGGCCGCGATTGACGATCAGGAGCGCGTTGCCGGGGGCGAGCTCCTTGACGGCTGCGAGCTCCTGGTCGGTGAGCTCGTGCTCGTCGCGCTCATCGCTGGTGACGGCGATCATCGTGGTGGTGTCGCCGGTGTGCTCCGTCAGCGAGGCACCACACACACTGCAGAAGCGCGCCTCGGCCGGGCTCTCGGATCCACATTTGGGGCACTTCATAGTCAGACACTTCCTGGTCGGCATCGGCTGGGAAATCGCGATGTTCCGCGTGCGTACAACGCTACCTGAGAAAACCTATCACCCGCCATCAACCGGGTCAGCGCGGGCGGGCGAACTGGTTGGGTTGAGGCTCGACGGTCGAGTCGATGCGCAGGTCCTGAACCTGCTGGATCGTGACGCTGCCCGCCACCCGGTCGCCCTCGACCTCACTGACGAGGCCTCCCCGGAAGCGGGCCCCCGCCTCAAGCGTCGCGGGATCGCCGATGGCCTCGATGCTCAGCGGGCGCTCGAGCACGGTTCCGTCGGCGACGATGCGGCCCTGCTCGTCCGTGGTGAAGTGGGAGCGCATCACCAGCCGCACGGAGTCGTTGAGCTCGATCACCTCCGCCCCGGCGTCGCGCAGCTCCTCGACGGCGTCGAGCAGGAGCTCGGCTGTGACCCTTGACTCAGGATCGGAGATCTCGATCCGCACGCCCGGGCCGGTGGCAGGCACGGTCCCGGCGATGATCTGCGCCTGGACGAGGCGTCGGTTCGCCTCCTCGCGGGCGGCCTGGTCGCGGTCGGCTCCGCTCATCAACTCGGTGCGCGCCTGTTCGAGGTCGTTGACCTCGTCCTCGAGGCGCCTGGTCTCGGCGGACACGTTGTCGAGCAGTTGGATCAGGTCGGCCTGGCGCACGTTCGAGAACTCGGGCTGGTTCGCCTGCGCCCGAAGCGTCATGACGACGATGAGGGCGGTCAGGAACAACGCGATGCCCACCACGAACTGGCCGCGGCTCGGCCGGAAGAACTCGCGCAGCAGCCCGCCCTGGCGTGCCGGACCTTCGGGTGCGGTCTCGGCGGCCCTGCGCGGCGAGGCTACCTCCGGCGCGACCGGGGTCTCGTCGACGGGCTGTGGCGTCTCCTCGACGAACTTCTCGTGTGCCTGCGGCTCAGGCATGCAGCAGGGCCCTTCGGATCGCGGCCGCGTTGGTGAAGATGCGGATACCGAGCACGACGACCACGCCCGTCGAGAGCTGGGAGCCGACGCCGATCTGGTCTCCGACGAAGACGATCAGGCCCGCGATGATCACGTTGGAGAGGAAGGAGACGAGGAACACGCGGTCGGAGAAGACACCGTCCAGATAGGAGCGGGTCGCCCCGAGGATGGCGTCGAAGGCGGCGACGATGGCGATCGGCAGGTAGGGGGCGAGCACTGGCGGCAGCGTCGGCTGCAGCACCACCCCGACGACGATGCCGAGGATGAGTCCGAGTACGGCGAACACAGCTTCCTCCTATCCCTGCTCGGCGTGGCGCAGGTTCATGCCCGGATCTGCCGGGACGCTCAGATCGTTCTCGGCCTGCGTGATGTTCATGCTCACACCGTAGTTCTGGGTGAGAAAGTGCCACCACGCGGCACCCGAGGTTTCGTTGAATCGTGCCTGAAGGCTGCCGGGGTCGCCAATCACCTCCAGCCGGTAGGGCGGCGAGAGCGAGACATAGTCGACGGTGATCGCGGCACCGGCGGAGCGGATGGGGGTCAGCGTCGTGAGTCGGCGCCCGTTGATGCTGATCGCCTCTGCCCCCGCGACGAAGAGCCCGTTGACCAGGCGGGTGACGTCCCCCGCAAGCACGAGTCCTGCCGTCCCGTCCGCATCCTCGGCGTCATCGACGACGACGACGATGCCAGGTCCGGACACGGCCACCGCGCCGGTCGACTCCTCGAGCAGGGCGAGCTGCTCGCGTTGGGCCGGATCCCCGAGGCCCTCCTGGCCGAGCCGTCGCACCTCGGCGTCGAGCTCTGCCGCCTGATCCGACAGCGCCGTCTGTCTCTCCCGCGCCGCCGCGATCCGGTCGAGCAGGTCCTGGCGCTGTTCGGCGGCCGTGCCTGCGCCGCGGGTCGTCTGCAACACCGCGAGGGTGAGCAGGACCGTGAGCAGGAGGACCGTGACGAGCAGCACCGGCCCGCCACGGCGTCGGTGCCGCGTGGTGAGGTACTCGGGTTCGAGCGCGCCCTCCTGAAGATCGGTGAGCAGGCTCATGCTGGCATCAGGTCGGGTCGCCACGCCCCAACCTCACAGCCTCGCGGACGTACAGAAGCCCGGCGGCCCAGTAGCAGACGGCGCCGAGGGTTCCGAGGATCCACCCGGACCAGTGCGCCCATGCCCAGCCGAGAGAGTCGGGGGCGCCGAGCAGGATGAGCGGGAGGGAGAACAGCAGCAGGAAGGTGCCGGCCTTTCCGACCCAGTTCACCGGGAAGGCCACCATCCCGTGCTTACGCAGCCTCGGGAGCAGCAGGGCCAGCATCACGTCGCGTGCCAGCAGGATGACGACGAACCAGATGGGCACGATCTCGCGCACCAGTAGGCTCACGACCGCTGCGATGATGTACAGCCGGTCGGCGATGGGGTCGAGCTTCGCGCCGAGCGCGGTGCGCTGCTTCAGACGCCGGGCAAGGAAACCGTCCACCCAGTCGGTGGCACCGAACGCGGCCAGGAGCACGACCGCTGCGACATCGTGGCGAAGGATGATCAGGACGCAGAAGGCCGGGATGGCCAGCAGGCGGACGAAGGACACGACATTGGGGATCGTCAGTACAGCGTCGGTGTCATACTCTTGCTGGGGTACGAGCTGCGCGTGCACATCACCAGACTAGGACATCGGGCAACCGGTTCCGTGGTTCAACCCGCGCGACGGTACGCCTCAAGCACCTGTGGGCCGACGATGTCCCAGCCGTAGCGCTCAGCGACCTGCCTCGCCTTGTCACGATCGTGCGGAGCTGAGAGCCGCGCCCGCAGTGTCTCAGCAGCCGCCATGGCATCGCCTGCGGGAAAGAACGTCGCCACGGCCGGATCGTCGACCACGTCACGGAAGGCAGCCAGGTCGCTCGCGACGACCGCCGCGCCGTGGGCCAGGCCCTCGATCAACACAATGCCGAACGACTCGCCGTACAGGTTCGGCGCCATCAGCACCCGCGCCCCGTCGAGCACCCGCCCGAGTGCCGCGCCGTCGAGCAGCCCGAGCTCTTCCACTCCCCCGGCGCCCCTGCCTCCCTGCCCCACCGCGACGAATCTGGCCTCAGGCACGAGGCGGGCGACATCCGCGAATACCTCGTAGCCCTTGCGCGGTTCCCTGATCCGCCCGACGAACACGACCATCGGCGGCCCGGTCTGCGGCGCGTCGGACCGCTCGGGAAGCTCGATCGCGTTGGGGACGAGGTGGGGGGCGTCGCCAGTGACGTCGCCGACGAGTCGGGCCGCCGCCTGCGAGACCGCGAGCGTTACCCGATCCGGGAGCCGCGCGGCGCGGGCACGCAGCAACCGCAGGAGCGCCCGACCGGGCTCGAACGAGGCGTGGTGGGTCACCACCAGTCGATCGGCCGACCGCGCGCAGGCATAGGCCAGTCCAGGGGTGAGGGGCTCGTGCACATGGACCAGGTCGTATCCGGCGGAGATCTCCCTCGCTTTGGCGGCCTGCGCCGGGCTCAGCCCGAGGTGGGCGACCGAGCCGTTGAACGGCAGCGGCACGGAGCGTCCGAGCAGTCTCAGCGGGACGTCGGTGTGCACCGTGCCGGTGCCTGGTGCGAGTACCTCGGCTTCTGCCCCGTTGCTGCGGAGCCAGCGGGCGAGGCCGAGCACATGGGTGGCGACTCCGCCCGGATGGTCGAGCGAGTAGGGGCAGACCAGGCACACCCTCACAGGAAGGCCCTGCGCAGCATGAGCCAGTTCTCCGGCGAGGCGCGGACGGCGTCGGCGAAGTGTCCGACGACGCCGGTCATCAGCTCCGCCGGTGAGGCGCCTTCGATGACGTCACTGACGTCGAGCCGGAGCCGGTCGCCGTCGAAACGGGTGGTGGCGACGCGGAGATCGGCGCCGGTGCGGCGCGCGAGCAGCGCGGGTCCTGCGGGCACGGGCAGCACGAGCGGGGTGCCCGGCCAGTCGATCCGCACTCCCCTGCTCGACAGGTCCCTGTCGCTGAGCAGGCACACCATCCGCCCGGCCCTCACATCCTCGGCGAGGCGGCGCATGAGGTCTGGTTCGTCGACAGCGTAGATGTCCATGCCCATCCCGGCCCGGGCTTCGCGGAAGAGTTCGAACAGATCGTCGGGGAGGCGTTCGGCGACCGAGACGACCTTGACTCCGATCCTGGCGCACCAGGCGCCCGCGAAGTCCCAGGAGCCCATGTGGGGCAGCGCAAGCACGAGCCCGGGGCCGGCAAGGGAGGTCCGGAGCTTCGCCACGTCGGCCTCGTCGATCTCGACGGTGCGCAGGACCTCGCGGTCGCTCCAATGCGCGAGGCTGAGCGGCCACAGGGTGTTGCGGATCCAGTTCTCGACCAGCAGCCTCCGCTGTCGACGCGTCGGTGCCGTACCCGTGGCCTGCTCGACGCTCTCGGCCCACCCCTTCAGGTTCGGGATCGGCAAGAGGGACACCACGGGCGCGAAGCATCGCGCCAGAGCGTCGCCGAGCCGGCGCGGGATGCGTCCCCCGACAGCCCAGGCGAGCCGGGTTGCCCCCATGTCAGTCCTGCCACGCTGCTGCAAGCAGGTCGCGGGCGTCGCCGAGCAGCTGCGGCACGGCGCGGGTCTGCCCGATCACCGGCATGAAGTTCATGTCCCCGGCCCAGCGCGGCACGACGTGCTGGTGCAGATGCATCGAGATTCCGGCCCCAGCGACCGCCCCCTGGTTCATGCCGAGGTTGAATCCATCGGGACCGGACACGCGGCGCACCACCCGCATCGCCTGCTGGGTGAGCTCGGCGACCTCACGCGTCTCCTCGGGTGTCAGGTCCGTGTAGTCGGCGACGTGACGGTACGGACAGACGAGAAGATGGCCGGGCGAGTACGGGAACAGGTTCATCACGACATAGGCGTGCTCGCCGCGGGCGACGATCAGGCCGTCCTCGTCCGAGCGCTCCGGTGCCGCGCAGAACGGGCACTCCCCCTCGTGCTTCGGCTTGCCCTCCCCGTGGATGTAGACCATCCGGTGGGGCGTCCACAGACGCTGGAACGCGTCCGGGACGCCCGCGAGGGTGTCGCTGGCCTCGGGCTCAGGCATCGGCTGCGGGCGATTCGTTCGAGCGGGAGGCGATGAACGCGACGATCTCCTCGACCGCCTGGTCGACCGGGACGCCGTTGCGCTGGGAACCGTCGCGGTAACGGAACGACACCGAGCCCGCGTCGCGGTCGTCTCCGCCTGCGATCAGCACGAAGGGCGACTTGTGCTTCGACGCGTTGCGGATCTTCTTCGCGAACCGGTCGTCGGACTCGTCGAACTCGACCCGCACGCCTTTGGCCCGAAGCTTGTCCACCACGCCACCGAGGTATTCGTCGAACTCGGCCGCGACGGGGACGGCCGTCACCTGGACCGGCGACAGCCAGGCGGGGAACGCACCTGCGTAGTGCTCGATCAGCACACCCATGAACCGTTCGATGGAACCGAACTTCGCGGAGTGGATCATGACGGGCTGCTGGCGCGAGCCGTCGGGGGCGGTGTACTCCAGAGCGAAGCGCTCGGGCTGGTTGAAGTCGTACTGGATGGTCGACATCTGCCAGGTGCGGCCGATCGCGTCCTGGGCCTGGATCGAGATCTTCGGACCGTAGTAGGCGGCGCCACCCGGATCGGCGACCACAGGGAGGCCGGACATGTCCGCGATCTGCTGCAGGATCGCGGTCGCCTCCTCCCACTGCTCGTCAGAGCCGATGAACTTGTCCTTCTTCTTGCCGTCCTCGTCGCGGGTCGAGACCTCGAGCGCGACGTCGGTCATGCCGAAGTCGGTCAGGAGCGACAGCACGAACTTCAACAGGTGGCGGACCTCGTCGGGGGCCTGCTCCTTCATCACATAGCTGTGCGAGTCGTCCTGGGTGATGGACCGCACGCGGGTGAGCCCCTGCACGACGCCGGACTTCTCGTCGCGGTAGACGGTGCCGAACTCGAAGAACCGCAGCGGGAGCTCGCGGTAGGACCGGCCCCGGGAGGAGAAGATCAGGTTGTGCATCGGGCAGTTCATCGCCTTGAGCCGGTACGCCTGGCCGCCCTTGGTGATGTTGCCCTGCTCATCGCGTTCGACGTCCTCGAGCAGCGCCGGGAACATGCCGTCCGCATAGTAGGGAAGATGACCCGAGGTGTAGAACAGCTCCTCCTTCGCGATGTGCGGGGTGCCGACGTAGTCGAAGCCCTCCTCGATGTGGCGGGCGCGGACGTAGTCCTCCATCTCGCGCTTGATCACACCGCCCTTGGGATGGAACAGCGGCAGGCCGGAGCCGACCAGCTCGTTGAACGAGAACAGGTCGAGCTCCGTGCCGAGCTTGCGGTGGTCGCGCTTGGCGGCCTCCTCGAGCCGGGTCTTGTAGGCCTGGAGCTCGTCCTTGGTCGGCCATGCCGTGCCGTAGACGCGCTGGAGGTCGGCCTTCGACTGGTCGCCCCGCCAGTACGCGGCCGACGTACGGGTCAAGGCCCAGCCGTTGCCGAGGTAGCCGGTGTTGGGCACGTGAGGTCCGCGGCACAGGTCCTTCCAGGCGACGCTTCCATCGCGCCGGACGTTGTCGTAGATGGTCAGGTCGCCGGCGCCGACCTCGACGGAGGATCCGTCGTCTGCCGAGGCGCTGCCCTTGTCGGAGATCAGCTCGAGCTTGAACGGCTCGTCCTCGAGCTCGGCGCGGGCCTCGTCGTCGGTGACGACCCGACGCACGAAGCGCTGCTTCTCCTTGACGATCTGGCCCATCCGCTTCTCGATGGACTTCATGTCCTCAGGGGTCAGCGGGCTGGTCTGGAAGTCGTAGTAGAAGCCGTCAGTGATCGGCGGGCCGATCCCGAGCTTCGCGTCGGCGAAGAGGTTCTGCAGCGCCTGCGCGGTGACGTGTGCCGCGGAATGGCGCACGATGCTGAGGCCCTCGGGCTGGTCGATCAGGATCGGCTCGACGGTGTCACCGTCGCTCAGTTCGCGCTGCAGGTCGCGTGGCTCGCCGTTGACGCGCATTGCCACGACGCTGCGGTCCTCGCCGAACAGGTCGAGACCGGTGGTCGTGGTAGTCAGCTCCACCTGTTCCGCGTCGTCGTTGCGGCGGACGGTGATGACTCCACTCATCGGTGCTCCTTGTGTTCAGGCTGGCTGGATTGCCGGGGTCCATTGTGCCGCTTCCGGCTGCGGGGAGCCAGCGGCGAGCGTCGCCGTCTCCCCTGGCAGCTCGCCGGGGCCACTAGGGTGGGTCGCACCATCAGTTCAAGGGAGAACGCATGACCGACGATCCGACCGTCCGCCTCGAGACCTCCGACGCAGTGGCCCGCATCATCCTCAACCGCCCGGACCGGCTCAACGCCTTCGATGCGACCATGGCCCGGGAGTGGACCGTCGCGACGCGAGCGGCGGTCAACGACCCCGCGGTCCGCGTCATCGTGATCCGGGCCGAGGGGCGTGCCTTCTGCGCAGGGGGCGATGTGCGGGCGATGGCCGCAGGCGGGGACGCCGTCGAGGGCGGAGTCGAGCGGCTCGCCGGGGTCATCAACGAGGGCATCTCGGTGCTCGTCGGCTCCTCCGTCCCGGTCATCGCCGCGGCCCACGGCACGACCGCCGGTGGGGGGCTCGGGATCCTGCTCGCCTCCGATTACGCCGTCGTCGGATCCGACTCCCGCATCGGGAGCCTCTACGCCGACATGGGACTCACCCCTGACCTCTCCGTCACGGCACAGCTCGCCCGTGCCGTCGGAGAGAGGCGGGCGCTGCAGCTCGTCCTCAGCCCCCGCCTCCTCTCCGCAGTCGAGGCATACGCCTGGGGGCTGGTCGCCGAGGTCGTGGACCCGGCCGACGTCGGCTCTCGCGCAGAGGCCGTCGCACGGGTGGTGGCCGACGGCGCGTCCTCGGCCTACGGACAGGCCAAGCGCCTCATCCGGTCGCAGCCCACCCGAACCTTCGAGGAGCAGCTGGCTGAGGAGGCACGCACGATCGGCGCGGCGCTCACCACCGGTGAGGCCCAGGCCCGCATCGCGGCGTTCGCGGCAAAGGCGGCACGGGCATGAGCGGGCTCGAGGGACGCACGATCCTGATGTCGGGCGGCAGCAGGGGCATCGGGCTCGCGATCGCGCTGCGCGCGGCCGCTGACGGCGCCAACATCGCCCTGCTGGCCAAGACCGACACGCCGCACCCCAGGATGGAGGGAACGGTGCACACCGCCGCGGAACGCATCCGGGAGGCGGGAGGCAACGCGCTTCCCATCGTCGGGGATGTCCGCAACGACGACGACATCGCCGCCGCGGTAGCTCAGACGCTCGAGGCCTTCGGAGGCATCGACGTGGTGCTCAACAACGCGAGCGTGATCGACCTGGCGGGCTCGCTCGGCCTCGCAGCGAAGAAGTACGACCTGATGCAGGACGTCAACGTGCGGGGCACCTTCATGCTCTCCCGCGCGGCCGTCCCCGCCCTGCAGGAGTCGACAAATCCGCACATCCTGTCGCTCTCACCGCCGCTGAACCTCTCTCCGAAATGGCTGGGCGCGCACACCGGCTACACGCTGGCCAAGTACGGCATGACGATGACGACGCTCGGCCTGGCCGCCGAGTTCGGCGAGGCCGGGATCGCGGCGAACACGCTGTGGCCGCGCACGACCATCGCGACCGCCGCCGTCCAGAACCTGCTCGGCGGGGACCGGATCATGGCCGTGTCGAGGACACCGCAGATCTACGCGGACGCCGCCTATGCGGTGCTGACCACGCCGTCGCGTCAACTGACCGGCCAGACGCTCATCGTCGAGGATGTGCTGGAGGCTGCAGGTGTGACGGACCTGTCGGGTTACGCGGCCGTTCCCGGCACCCCTGACGAGGCGCTGTTTCCCGACATCTTCCTCGACTGAAGCTCAGGCCCTCACATCGGCGAAGTCCGGATGTTCATCGATGAAGCTCGCGATGAACGGGCACGTGGGGATCACCGTGTGGCCCGAGTCCCTGGCATCGGTGAGCGCGAACTCGACGAGCCGCGTGCCGAGGCCCCGCCCACCGAACTGCTTTTCCACGCCGGTGTGGTACATATCGAGCACCCCGTCACGGTCGCGGTAGTCGATGACCCCCGCCAACTCGTCGCCGACGTGGATCTCGTAGCGGCTCTCAGATGCGTTGTGTGCGGTGGTGATGTCGTCTGCCATGCCCCGATGCTAGTGGCGCAGGGTCACCGGCGGGCGGCGATCGGTGCGGTGGCCGCCCCGGTCAGCTCGATCAGCGCCGAGGGCGCAAGCTCGACGTCGAGGCCGCGCCTTCCGCCCGAGACGAGGATCGTCTCGTGGTCCAGCGCAGAGGAATCGACCACCGTCGGAAGGGGCCGCTTCTGTCCGATGGGGCTGATCCCTCCGACGATCATGCCCGTGGTTCGCTCCGCGAGCGTCGGGGCGGCCATCGTCAGCTTCTTCCTCCCGAGGGCGGTGGCGAGGGCCTTCAGGTCGAGGTTGACGTCCACGGGCACGATCCCGACGGCCAGGTACCTCTCGTCTGCGGCGATGAGGGTCTTGAACACCCGCTCCGCTGGATACCCGAGGGCGTTGGCGGCCTCCAACCCGAAGCTCGCGACCCGCGGATCATGCTCGTACTCGTGGACGTTGTGCGCCACCCCCGCCCGCAGCAGGGCCTGCAGGGCTGGCGTGCCCGCCTTGCGCGAAGCCATCTCCGCCTCCTCCCTCATCGGTGACAGCCCCATGGTGTCGCGCCGTCGCCCGTTGGCGACGTGACGCGCCGAAACCGGTGAGCATGATCGGCAGGACATAGGCGAGGATGCCGGCACCGATGACGAGGGCCCACCAGGGGAAACCAGGGATGTCTGGCCTCTCCGCACGCATGCCCAGAGGCCCATGACAGGGTTCCCGGCTCTCCCTCGGAACCCCTGTCATGCGGGCGGGCGAGGATCCGTCTCAACTGCCGGCTGGCCAAGGGGGCGTCGCCGAT harbors:
- the thrS gene encoding threonine--tRNA ligase, which produces MSGVITVRRNDDAEQVELTTTTTGLDLFGEDRSVVAMRVNGEPRDLQRELSDGDTVEPILIDQPEGLSIVRHSAAHVTAQALQNLFADAKLGIGPPITDGFYYDFQTSPLTPEDMKSIEKRMGQIVKEKQRFVRRVVTDDEARAELEDEPFKLELISDKGSASADDGSSVEVGAGDLTIYDNVRRDGSVAWKDLCRGPHVPNTGYLGNGWALTRTSAAYWRGDQSKADLQRVYGTAWPTKDELQAYKTRLEEAAKRDHRKLGTELDLFSFNELVGSGLPLFHPKGGVIKREMEDYVRARHIEEGFDYVGTPHIAKEELFYTSGHLPYYADGMFPALLEDVERDEQGNITKGGQAYRLKAMNCPMHNLIFSSRGRSYRELPLRFFEFGTVYRDEKSGVVQGLTRVRSITQDDSHSYVMKEQAPDEVRHLLKFVLSLLTDFGMTDVALEVSTRDEDGKKKDKFIGSDEQWEEATAILQQIADMSGLPVVADPGGAAYYGPKISIQAQDAIGRTWQMSTIQYDFNQPERFALEYTAPDGSRQQPVMIHSAKFGSIERFMGVLIEHYAGAFPAWLSPVQVTAVPVAAEFDEYLGGVVDKLRAKGVRVEFDESDDRFAKKIRNASKHKSPFVLIAGGDDRDAGSVSFRYRDGSQRNGVPVDQAVEEIVAFIASRSNESPAADA
- a CDS encoding enoyl-CoA hydratase/isomerase family protein; translated protein: MTDDPTVRLETSDAVARIILNRPDRLNAFDATMAREWTVATRAAVNDPAVRVIVIRAEGRAFCAGGDVRAMAAGGDAVEGGVERLAGVINEGISVLVGSSVPVIAAAHGTTAGGGLGILLASDYAVVGSDSRIGSLYADMGLTPDLSVTAQLARAVGERRALQLVLSPRLLSAVEAYAWGLVAEVVDPADVGSRAEAVARVVADGASSAYGQAKRLIRSQPTRTFEEQLAEEARTIGAALTTGEAQARIAAFAAKAARA
- a CDS encoding SDR family oxidoreductase, with protein sequence MSGLEGRTILMSGGSRGIGLAIALRAAADGANIALLAKTDTPHPRMEGTVHTAAERIREAGGNALPIVGDVRNDDDIAAAVAQTLEAFGGIDVVLNNASVIDLAGSLGLAAKKYDLMQDVNVRGTFMLSRAAVPALQESTNPHILSLSPPLNLSPKWLGAHTGYTLAKYGMTMTTLGLAAEFGEAGIAANTLWPRTTIATAAVQNLLGGDRIMAVSRTPQIYADAAYAVLTTPSRQLTGQTLIVEDVLEAAGVTDLSGYAAVPGTPDEALFPDIFLD
- a CDS encoding GNAT family N-acetyltransferase — encoded protein: MADDITTAHNASESRYEIHVGDELAGVIDYRDRDGVLDMYHTGVEKQFGGRGLGTRLVEFALTDARDSGHTVIPTCPFIASFIDEHPDFADVRA
- the ybaK gene encoding Cys-tRNA(Pro) deacylase; the encoded protein is MASRKAGTPALQALLRAGVAHNVHEYEHDPRVASFGLEAANALGYPAERVFKTLIAADERYLAVGIVPVDVNLDLKALATALGRKKLTMAAPTLAERTTGMIVGGISPIGQKRPLPTVVDSSALDHETILVSGGRRGLDVELAPSALIELTGAATAPIAARR